Proteins from a genomic interval of Trifolium pratense cultivar HEN17-A07 linkage group LG6, ARS_RC_1.1, whole genome shotgun sequence:
- the LOC123889509 gene encoding pumilio homolog 23 isoform X2: MVSVGSKALPSRSCSTGRGSAAATKSKKPKKGSTGDDAAAFDDTHTHHRNTFSSAPHQQQSRIRKQVDPETTKYLSEIANLFESDSVELEERSLICANALEETKGKEFEIATDYILSHTLETILQGCDVDNLCSFLQSSAKQFPFIAMDRSGSHVAQTAINSLAYHLQHDDVRPLVEEALTVICKVIAANSVDVMCNCYGSHVLRTLICLCKGVPLDKSGFYLSKCTTALAERLNFKHFSSNKDDFQHGFPNLLNLLVSDIFNHATKYIKFLQLDQFSSLVFQTTLRVLAGNDEMLLDVIPILLGCKNKNNAKGNFIEGTVVPDLKNLLKEPGFSRLMEVVLEVSPLALFNELFTKVFRNSLFELSSHQHGNFVVQALISHASDQDLMELIWDELGPNMESLFQMGRSGVVASLIAACERLHVNEHKCCQVLAKTVSLADESSKWIVPRLLFLDSYFTFEDKSNWIWQSGAKMNVMGSLILQTIFRFNSEHIKPYVTSITSMDTTHVLQTVRDARGSHVIEAFLCSGAPGKHKRRLVTKLQRHFGEVALHSSGAFTIEKCFTACNLSLRETIVSELLAVQSELSKTKQGSYLLRKLDIDGYAASPDHWRSKQASKESTYKEFYATFGSNDTRSMKNDGFLADTSNNKSNPNNVKEMRKEIDQSLGSSSFLSMDGFNRNPKKAKQKNKKNAEIGVNEDDSSRKKKRSKKEKVESGHDIAAAAEVARKNAKKRQRNRDISEASGKKLKTSDE; encoded by the exons ATGGTCTCGGTGGGTTCAAAAGCATTACCATCAAGAAGCTGCTCAACGGGTCGAGGCAGCGCCGCCGCCACCAAGAGTAAGAAACCTAAGAAGGGTAGTACTGGTGATGATGCCGCCGCATTCGACGACACACATACGCACCATAGGAACACCTTCAGCTCTGCACCACATCAACAACAATCGCGTATTAGGAAACAGGTTGACCCTGAAACAACTAAATACTTGTCTGAAATCGCTAATCTTTTTGAAAGCGACAGTGTTGAATTGGAGGAACGATCACTGATATGTGCCAATGCCCTAGAAGAAACAAAGggaaaagaatttgaaattgcAACTGATTATATTCTCAGTCACACTTTAGAAACCATCCTCCAAGGTTGTGATGTTGACAACCTCTGCTCTTTCCTTCAAAGCAGTGCCAAACAATTCCCCTTCATCGCCATGGATAGATCCGGTTCTCATGTTGCCCAGACAGCCATCAACTCTCTCGCCTATCATCTTCAACACGACGACGTTCGCCCTCTCGTCGAGGAGGCTTTAACAGTCATATGTAAGGTCATTGCGGCCAATTCTGTTGACGTCATGTGTAACTGCTATGGCTCCCATGTGCTTCGGACTCTTATTTGCCTTTGTAAAGGAGTACCCTTAGATAAGTCTGGATTCTATTTGTCCAAATGCACTACGGCACTAGCTGAACGCTTGAATTTCAAACACTTCTCTTCGAACAAAGATGATTTTCAGCATGGCTTCCCAAATTTATTGAATTTACTTGTGTCAGACATCTTCAACCATGCTACAAAATACATCAAGTTCCTACAACTTGACCAATTTAGCAGTTTGGTTTTTCAG ACAACTCTACGGGTACTGGCAGGCAATGATGAAATGTTGTTAGATGTCATTCCTATCCTTCTTGGCTGCAAGAATAAGAACAATGCAAAGGGGAATTTTATAGAGGGTACAGTAGTGCCGGATCTCAAGAATTTGTTAAAAGAACCTGGCTTTAGCCGTCTAATGGAG GTTGTTTTGGAAGTCTCTCCCTTGGCCTTGTTCAATGAATTGTTCACAAAAGTATTCAGGAATTCCTTGTTTGAGTTATCATCTCATCAACATGGGAACTTTGTTGTTCAAGCATTGATTTCCCATGCAAGCGATCAAGATCTG ATGGAGCTGATCTGGGATGAACTTGGGCCAAATATGGAGAGTCTTTTCCAAATGGGAAGGTCAGGAGTGGTTGCTTCACTTATTGCTGCATGTGAAAGGCTTCATGTTAACGAACACAAG TGTTGTCAAGTCCTTGCTAAAACAGTGAGTTTAGCAGACGAGTCTTCTAAATGGATTGTTCCCCGACTACTATTTCTTGATAGCTATTTCACCTTTGAAGATAAATCCAATTGGATCTGGCAAAGTGGTGCTAAAATGAATGTCATGGGTTCTCTGATCTTGCagacaatatttcggtttaatAGT gAACACATAAAACCTTATGTAACCAGTATAACATCCATGGACACAACTCATGTTCTTCAAACGGTGAGAGATGCTAGAGGATCACATGTTATTGAGGCTTTTCTGTGTTCAGGTGCTCCTGGGAAACATAAGCGCAGATTGGTTACAAA ACTACAGAGGCATTTTGGAGAGGTTGCACTACACTCATCAGGTGCTTTTACCATTGAAAAGTGCTTCACCGCTTGTAATCTATCGCTAAGAGAGACTATAGTGTCTGAACTACTGGCTGTGCAAAGTGAGCTGTCCAAGACAAAGCAGGGCTCTTACCTATTGAGGAAATTAGACATCGATGG ATATGCTGCAAGTCCTGATCATTGGAGGTCAAAGCAAGCATCCAAAGAATCTACTTATAAAGAATTTTATGCTACTTTTGGCTCCAACGATACAAGGTCAATGAAAAATGATGGGTTTCTTGCTGACACTTCAAATAATAAATCTAATCCAAATAATGTGAAggaaatgagaaaagaaattgacCAATCCCTTGGTTCTTCATCATTTCTGAGCATGGATGGCTTTAACAGAAACCCAAAAAAAGCAAAgcagaaaaacaagaaaaatgctGAGATTGGTGTAAATGAAGATGACTCTAGTAGGAAAAAGAAAAGGTCTAAGAAGGAAAAGGTTGAAAGTGGACATGAtattgctgctgctgctgaGGTAGCCAGGAAAAATGCAAAGAAACGTCAAAGAAATCGTGATATATCTGAGGCTTCTGGAAAGAAATTAAAGACATCAGACGAGTAG
- the LOC123889511 gene encoding RING-H2 finger protein ATL3-like gives MSDTSDDNNNNLGDSPAVDITGKIMVVIIIVLFMVVVSFLFIHLFAKGFWWSQRRQGENNSQSRRRGGQRRSDGLDASVLKSLPVSVFNSKEEDGLDLECSVCLSEVVEGEKLRVLPQCNHRFHIHCIDMWFQSHSTCPLCRTTLATPPTTTTLVVQVEQEQESSSSSSSAPAFPTNVLIWGNHNQVISSTTLEQNISSSSSNIHNNNTTHDHVGNGMLRIDIPNDCDCEATASSSSPLGTGGGRLRSLKRLLSSRALSSLNPWSPTSSSSTTTHVQQQTKPKEAPGQS, from the coding sequence atgaGTGATACAagtgatgataataataataatctaggTGATTCCCCAGCCGTTGATATAACCGGCAAGATCATGGTGGTCATCATAATAGTTCTCTTCATGgttgttgtttcttttcttttcattcatCTTTTTGCCAAGGGATTCTGGTGGAGCCAGAGGCGGCAGGGAGAAAACAATTCCCAATCCCGGCGGCGGGGGGGCCAAAGAAGGAGTGATGGTCTCGATGCTTCTGTACTAAAGTCCCTACCCGTATCGGTATTCAattccaaagaagaagatggtTTGGATTTGGAATGTTCGGTTTGCCTGTCGGAAGTAGTTGAAGGTGAAAAGTTGAGGGTTTTGCCTCAATGCAATCACAGGTTTCACATACACTGCATTGATATGTGGTTCCAATCACATTCAACTTGCCCTCTTTGCAGAACCACACTTGCAACTCCTCCTACTACTACTACCTTAGTAGTACAAgtagaacaagaacaagaatcatcatcatcatcatcatccgcTCCTGCTTTTCCAACAAATGTCTTGATTTGGGGAAACCACAACCAAGTAATCTCTTCTACTACTTTGGAACAGAAcatttcttcttcctcttccaaTATTCATAACAACAACACCACACATGATCATGTTGGAAATGGAATGTTAAGGATTGATATACCCAATGATTGTGACTGTGAGGCCACTGCTTCATCGTCATCGCCCTTGGGGACGGGAGGAGGGAGATTGAGGTCATTGAAGAGGCTTTTAAGCAGCAGAGCCTTAAGCAGCCTAAATCCATGGAGTcccacttcttcttcttctactacTACACATGTCcaacaacaaacaaaaccaaaagaaGCACCAGGACAGAGCTAG
- the LOC123889508 gene encoding exportin-T codes for MDDLERGILIMFDEWGAVDDELKKQAKSYCSNIKEKPSVCRLCIEKLCCSNLVQVQFWCLQTLHEVIRTRYSTISPEEKHMIRGTVFSIVCLEDKNPVRVLEGPPFIKNKLAQVFIALIYFEYPLIWSSVFVDFLPHLRKGNVVIDMFCRVLNALDDELISLDYPRTPEELTVAGRVKDAMREQCVSQIVRAWYDIISMYRNSNQDLCTTVLDSMRRYISWIDIGLIFNDTFLPLLFDLILVGAPSDQLRGAAVRCLLAIVSKRMEPQSKLSLLQSLQITRVFRLVTEDGNAELVPDIAALLSGYAVEALDCFKRISSEDAKRISMELLNEVLPSVFHVMKNFEVDATLNIVQCLSGYVSTLKSLTPLSEKHILHLGQILEVILVLIRYDPVYRTNLDVMDKIGIEEEDRMTEFRKDLFVLLRTVGRVAPNVTQLFIRNSLGSAISRPSDSNVEEVEGSLSLLYALGESLSEEAIRTGSGLLNELLLMLLSTKFPCHSNRLVALVYLETVTRYVKFIQDNAQCIPIVLAPFLDERGIHHPNNSVSRRASYLFMRVVKLLKVKLVPFIAVILQSLPDTVARFTTMNYTTEEISGSEDGSHIFEAIGLLIGMEDVPPEKQSDYLSSLLSRLCQQVEALLRSAKLLSYEESKARIAVIQQIIMAINSLSKGFSERLVTASRPAIGNMFKQTLDVLLHVLVIFPRVEPLQNKVTSFIHRMVDTLGASVLPYLPKALEQLLAETEPKQMSGFLLLLNQLICKFNILVRDILEELFPSVADRIFSVIPREGLPSGLDAVTEEIRELQELQRTLYTFLHVIATHDLSTVFIAPKCKAYLDPVMQLLFYSSCNHKDVLLRKACVQIFIRLVKDWCAQPYEEKVPGFRSFMIETFATNCCLYSVLDRSFDFRDANTLVLFGEIVVAQKVMYDKFGDDFLVHFISKGFSVAHCPPDLAEQYRQNLQGSDIKALKSFYQTLVENLRLQQNGSLVFR; via the exons ATGGACGACTTGGAAAGAGGGATTCTTATCATGTTTGATGAATGGGGAGCTGTAGACGATGAATTGAAGAAACAGGCTAAAAGTTACTGCAGCAATATTAAGGAGAAGCCATCGGTTTGTAGATTATGCATTGAAAAATTATGCTGTTCAAATCTTGTTCAAGTCCAATTTTGGTGCCTACAGACTTTACATGAAGTAATTCGGACACGGTACTCGACAATATCACCGGAAGAGAAGCACATGATCAGGGGCACTGTGTTTTCAATAGTGTGTCTCGAAGACAAGAACCCGGTAAGGGTTTTAGAAGGCCCCCCATTTATTAAAAACAAGCTTGCACAGGTTTTTATAGCTTTAATTTACTTCGAGTATCCCTTGATTTGGTCTTCCGTCTTTGTTGATTTCTTACCCCATCTACGCAAGGGTAACGTTGTCATAGACATGTTCTGTAGAGTTTTGAATGCACTTGATGATGAATTAATTAGTTTGGACTATCCTAGAACCCCTGAGGAGTTGACAGTTGCCGGTAGGGTTAAAGATGCAATGAGAGAGCAGTGTGTGTCCCAGATAGTGAGAGCTTGGTATGACATCATTTCTATGTACCGTAATTCCAATCAAGACCTATGCACCACTGTTTTAGATTCCATGAGGAGGTATATTTCTTGGATCGACATCGGCTTGATCTTCAATGATACTTTTCTCCCTttgttatttgatttgattttggttggtGCCCCATCTGATCAGCTCCGAGGTGCTGCCGTCAGATGCTTGTTAGCAATAGTTTCTAAGCGAATGGAGCCCCAATCAAAACTGTCTTTGTTGCAAAGCCTTCAAATTACTCGTGTGTTTAGGTTGGTCACTGAGGATGGCAATGCAGAACTGGTCCCTGACATAGCTGCATTGCTTTCTGGGTATGCCGTAGAGGCCTTAGATTGCTTTAAACGCATAAGTTCTGAGGATGCTAAACGAATCTCTATGGAGCTCTTGAATGAAGTTCTACCATCCGTTTTCCATGTAATGAAGAATTTTGAGGTAGATGCTACATTAAATATCGTTCAGTGTCTATCAGGTTATGTTTCTACGTTGAAGAGCCTTACTCCTTTGAGCGAGAAACATATACTTCATCTGGGGCAGATATTGGAAGTTATTCTTGTGCTAATTCGTTATGATCCTGTATACCGTACTAATCTTGACGTGATGGACAAAATTGGAATAGAGGAGGAAGATAGGATGACCGAGTTCAGAAAGGATTTATTTGTTCTACTTCGCACTGTGGGTCGAGTAGCCCCTAATGTAACTCAACTGTTTATCAGAAATTCATTAGGAAGTGCTATTTCAAGACCATCAGATAGCAATGTGGAGGAGGTGGAAGGTTCACTTTCTCTTTTATATGCACTTGGAGAATCCTTGAGTGAGGAAGCCATACGAACTGGGAGTGGATTATTGAATGAGCTTTTGCTTATGCTTCTTTCAACAAAGTTTCCTTGTCATTCTAATAGGCTAGTTGCTCTTGTTTACTTGGAGACAGTGACAAGATATGTTAAGTTTATCCAGGACAATGCTCAATGTATTCCTATTGTTTTGGCTCCTTTTCTCGATGAGAGAGGCATACATCATCCAAACAATAGTGTAAGCCGCAGGGCAAGTTATTTGTTTATGAGGGTTGTGAAACTGCTGAAGGTGAAGTTGGTGCCTTTCATTGCAGTGATTTTGCAG AGCCTACCTGATACAGTTGCTCGGTTCACTACTATGAATTATACAACAGAAGAGATATCAGGCTCAGAAGATGGTAGCCACATTTTTGAG GCAATTGGGCTATTGATCGGAATGGAAGATGTCCCACCTGAAAAGCAATCTGATTATCTCTCTTCTTTGCTCAGCCGTCTTTGTCAGCAG GTTGAGGCGCTGCTGAGAAGTGCTAAATTGTTAAGTTATGAGGAGTCTAAAGCCAGAATTGCTGTAATCCAGCAAATTATCATGGCAATTAATTCTCTCAGCAAG ggcTTTAGCGAGCGTCTTGTAACTGCTAGTCGCCCTGCAATTGGCAACATGTTTAAGCAg ACATTAGACGTTCTTCTCCATGTTCTTGTTATATTTCCAAGAGTAGAACCTCTGCAAAACAAg GTCACATCATTTATACATCGCATGGTGGATACACTAGGAGCATCTGTCCTTCCTTACCTTCCAAAGGCACTTGAGCAGTTGCTTGCAGAAACTGAG CCAAAGCAAATGTCTGGTTTTCTTTTGTTGCTGAATCAACTTATCTGCAAGTTCAATATTTTGGTTCGTGACATTTTGGAGGAATTATTTCCATCTGTTGCTGATCGGATATTCAGTGTTATCCCAAGAGAGGGATTACCTTCAGGTCTTGATGCAGTCACTGAg GAAATTCGTGAATTACAAGAACTTCAGCGAACATTGTATACATTTCTTCATGTGATCGCTACACATGATCTGTCAACTGTATTTATTGCTCCAAAATGTAAAGCATACCTGGACCCAGTCATGCAATTGCTTTTTTACTCTTCGTGTAATCACAAGGATGTTCTTCTAAGAAAG GCATGTGTGCAGATTTTTATTAGATTAGTTAAAGATTGGTGTGCCCAGCCATATGAAGAAAAG GTTCCTGGTTTCCGAAGTTTTATGATCGAAACATTTGCTACAAACTGCTGTTTGTACAGCGTGCTGGACAGATCTTTTGATTTCCGTGATGCAAATACT CTTGTTTTGTTTGGAGAAATTGTGGTTGCACAGAAGGTCATGTATGACAAATTCGGAGATGATTTTCTCGTTCATTTTATATCAAAAGGATTTTCTGTTGCACATTGCCCGCCAGATCTTGCTGAACAATATCGTCAAAATTTGCAG GGTAGCGATATCAAGGCACTAAAATCTTTCTATCAGACACTCGTAGAAAATTTGAGACTGCAGCAGAATGGAAGCCTTGTGTTTAGATag
- the LOC123889509 gene encoding pumilio homolog 23 isoform X1 has product MVSVGSKALPSRSCSTGRGSAAATKSKKPKKGSTGDDAAAFDDTHTHHRNTFSSAPHQQQSRIRKQVDPETTKYLSEIANLFESDSVELEERSLICANALEETKGKEFEIATDYILSHTLETILQGCDVDNLCSFLQSSAKQFPFIAMDRSGSHVAQTAINSLAYHLQHDDVRPLVEEALTVICKVIAANSVDVMCNCYGSHVLRTLICLCKGVPLDKSGFYLSKCTTALAERLNFKHFSSNKDDFQHGFPNLLNLLVSDIFNHATKYIKFLQLDQFSSLVFQTTLRVLAGNDEMLLDVIPILLGCKNKNNAKGNFIEGTVVPDLKNLLKEPGFSRLMEVVLEVSPLALFNELFTKVFRNSLFELSSHQHGNFVVQALISHASDQDLMELIWDELGPNMESLFQMGRSGVVASLIAACERLHVNEHKVCNLVTVSMISGFLSNWYYFYYVLKLFYFLNFVPHLYEKFNCLFVPLWQCCQVLAKTVSLADESSKWIVPRLLFLDSYFTFEDKSNWIWQSGAKMNVMGSLILQTIFRFNSEHIKPYVTSITSMDTTHVLQTVRDARGSHVIEAFLCSGAPGKHKRRLVTKLQRHFGEVALHSSGAFTIEKCFTACNLSLRETIVSELLAVQSELSKTKQGSYLLRKLDIDGYAASPDHWRSKQASKESTYKEFYATFGSNDTRSMKNDGFLADTSNNKSNPNNVKEMRKEIDQSLGSSSFLSMDGFNRNPKKAKQKNKKNAEIGVNEDDSSRKKKRSKKEKVESGHDIAAAAEVARKNAKKRQRNRDISEASGKKLKTSDE; this is encoded by the exons ATGGTCTCGGTGGGTTCAAAAGCATTACCATCAAGAAGCTGCTCAACGGGTCGAGGCAGCGCCGCCGCCACCAAGAGTAAGAAACCTAAGAAGGGTAGTACTGGTGATGATGCCGCCGCATTCGACGACACACATACGCACCATAGGAACACCTTCAGCTCTGCACCACATCAACAACAATCGCGTATTAGGAAACAGGTTGACCCTGAAACAACTAAATACTTGTCTGAAATCGCTAATCTTTTTGAAAGCGACAGTGTTGAATTGGAGGAACGATCACTGATATGTGCCAATGCCCTAGAAGAAACAAAGggaaaagaatttgaaattgcAACTGATTATATTCTCAGTCACACTTTAGAAACCATCCTCCAAGGTTGTGATGTTGACAACCTCTGCTCTTTCCTTCAAAGCAGTGCCAAACAATTCCCCTTCATCGCCATGGATAGATCCGGTTCTCATGTTGCCCAGACAGCCATCAACTCTCTCGCCTATCATCTTCAACACGACGACGTTCGCCCTCTCGTCGAGGAGGCTTTAACAGTCATATGTAAGGTCATTGCGGCCAATTCTGTTGACGTCATGTGTAACTGCTATGGCTCCCATGTGCTTCGGACTCTTATTTGCCTTTGTAAAGGAGTACCCTTAGATAAGTCTGGATTCTATTTGTCCAAATGCACTACGGCACTAGCTGAACGCTTGAATTTCAAACACTTCTCTTCGAACAAAGATGATTTTCAGCATGGCTTCCCAAATTTATTGAATTTACTTGTGTCAGACATCTTCAACCATGCTACAAAATACATCAAGTTCCTACAACTTGACCAATTTAGCAGTTTGGTTTTTCAG ACAACTCTACGGGTACTGGCAGGCAATGATGAAATGTTGTTAGATGTCATTCCTATCCTTCTTGGCTGCAAGAATAAGAACAATGCAAAGGGGAATTTTATAGAGGGTACAGTAGTGCCGGATCTCAAGAATTTGTTAAAAGAACCTGGCTTTAGCCGTCTAATGGAG GTTGTTTTGGAAGTCTCTCCCTTGGCCTTGTTCAATGAATTGTTCACAAAAGTATTCAGGAATTCCTTGTTTGAGTTATCATCTCATCAACATGGGAACTTTGTTGTTCAAGCATTGATTTCCCATGCAAGCGATCAAGATCTG ATGGAGCTGATCTGGGATGAACTTGGGCCAAATATGGAGAGTCTTTTCCAAATGGGAAGGTCAGGAGTGGTTGCTTCACTTATTGCTGCATGTGAAAGGCTTCATGTTAACGAACACAAGGTTTGCAATTTAGTTACTGTATCTATGATTAGTGGATTCCTATCTAATTGGTATTACTTTTACTACGTACTGAAGTTATTTTACTTTCTTAATTTTGTTCCACATCTTTATGAAAAGTTTAATTGCCTTTTTGTTCCTTTGTGGCAGTGTTGTCAAGTCCTTGCTAAAACAGTGAGTTTAGCAGACGAGTCTTCTAAATGGATTGTTCCCCGACTACTATTTCTTGATAGCTATTTCACCTTTGAAGATAAATCCAATTGGATCTGGCAAAGTGGTGCTAAAATGAATGTCATGGGTTCTCTGATCTTGCagacaatatttcggtttaatAGT gAACACATAAAACCTTATGTAACCAGTATAACATCCATGGACACAACTCATGTTCTTCAAACGGTGAGAGATGCTAGAGGATCACATGTTATTGAGGCTTTTCTGTGTTCAGGTGCTCCTGGGAAACATAAGCGCAGATTGGTTACAAA ACTACAGAGGCATTTTGGAGAGGTTGCACTACACTCATCAGGTGCTTTTACCATTGAAAAGTGCTTCACCGCTTGTAATCTATCGCTAAGAGAGACTATAGTGTCTGAACTACTGGCTGTGCAAAGTGAGCTGTCCAAGACAAAGCAGGGCTCTTACCTATTGAGGAAATTAGACATCGATGG ATATGCTGCAAGTCCTGATCATTGGAGGTCAAAGCAAGCATCCAAAGAATCTACTTATAAAGAATTTTATGCTACTTTTGGCTCCAACGATACAAGGTCAATGAAAAATGATGGGTTTCTTGCTGACACTTCAAATAATAAATCTAATCCAAATAATGTGAAggaaatgagaaaagaaattgacCAATCCCTTGGTTCTTCATCATTTCTGAGCATGGATGGCTTTAACAGAAACCCAAAAAAAGCAAAgcagaaaaacaagaaaaatgctGAGATTGGTGTAAATGAAGATGACTCTAGTAGGAAAAAGAAAAGGTCTAAGAAGGAAAAGGTTGAAAGTGGACATGAtattgctgctgctgctgaGGTAGCCAGGAAAAATGCAAAGAAACGTCAAAGAAATCGTGATATATCTGAGGCTTCTGGAAAGAAATTAAAGACATCAGACGAGTAG